TGATAGAAGTTTTACTGCTCTTTGAACATACTCAGCTGCAATATTTATACAATATTCAACTACATTATATTCCGTAGCTTTTTTAAGGACATAATTCCAGTTTTCATTATCCGGATGTTTTGCATACTTTATTAACAATTCTTTTTCTTTTTTCCCTACTATCTGCAATAGCCGTAACAATGGTAAAGTAATCTTGCCATTAATAAAGTCATTGCCTGCATCCTTGCCAGTAATCTCCACATTATTCAAATAATCCATTGCGTCATCAGTAATCTGAAATGCATACCCAAGTTGCAAACCACAATTATACAATATATCTGACTGCTCATTATCCATTTTTGCAACACATGCACCAAGCTTTGCACAGGCAGCCATAAAACGGGCTGTCTTCATTTCAATAATACGGTAATAATGATCTTCAGTTATTTTATCAATATTTGAATATTGTATTTGATACAGCTCGCCTTTCACCATTTCAATGGTTGCATCTACCATAATAGGAAAAAGGTCAGTACGGTTATTTCCTACAGCAATTTCTAGAGCTTTTGTATACATATAGTCACCAGCCAGCACAGCAACTTTTGGCCCATATAGCCTGGCAACTGTAGGCAAACCCCTTCGCAAATCAGCGTTATCAATAATATCATCATGTACTAAAGAAGCAGCATGAATTATTTCAGCAGCACAGGCAATATCAATAATGTCATCCGGGATAGAATTATTCAATCCACTTGATAAGATAATCATGGAAGCACGAATTTTTTTTCCGCTTTTTTTAAACGTATGCATACTGCTTTCGTCTAAAAGATTAATGCCTGTATATAATTTATTCTTTATAGCTTCATCTACAGCTTTAAGATACTGTTCTATAGGCCTAAGTATTGACTGCAAATCTTTTTTAGGGGTCATTTTTCAGTATTCCTTAATCAATCAAATGCGCTAAGACATTCACGTTGTGATTCAAAAATTTCAAATACTTTATCAAGCATAGTAGTCTGGAAAAGCTTAAGCAGGTTTTCATTTGTTATGACTAACTTTATATCACCTTCGTTTTTTATCTTTCTTTTGAAAGCAACAATTACGCCAAGTGCAGAACTACATATATGCTTAACATCGGTCATATCCATACAAATATTGTTATAACCATCATCAATTAATTTTTGTAATGCATTTTCCAGGTCCTCTGACATTTCCTGATCTATTCTTCCATCCAAGGTTATGATAGCCAAATTATCATCTTTTTTAATTTTCATATTCTACCTCTTGTATCAAATATTACTTTGTCATTATACATAATTATAATTCATATTAAATATAATTACAATAATTATTTTTAACGGCAACTGTTATGCTTTCAAATATTTTAAAGCTAACACCAGGGTACCATGAGACTATACTCACTGTTTGCATAAATCAAATAAAGCTTATAGAATCATTTCTTTCAACATTGCATAAGCAACGATACAAGCATATACATGTTGTACTCCCTTTATCTTTAACAGGCGTGCACATTCATTGATAGTTGCCCCAGTGGTATACACATCATCAACAATCAGAACCGATTTATCAATAATATCACTACTATCCTGAATAATTTCATATTTCTGATATGTATTAATAAATCGTTCATTACCACTTAACTTTTTTTGAGCGACTTTCTCATTTTTTATATACAATAAATTCAACACATCTTTATTGTACATTTTACCTATATAGCGCGCCATAACTTCCGACTGATTAAACCCTCTTTTCCATAAACGGTCTTTTGTTACAGGTATATATGTTATGTAATCAAAATGCCATTTCATTATATTAATTGCATCAGTACAATACTGTGCAAATAACCTGGCAATAGATTTATTATGTTTAAATTTCATAGCGTAAACCAATTTTGTGACTGGCTCCTCATATTTAAACAGCCATATACCATCATCCAGAAACCATTTCCGCTTGCCGTGTATTTTTTCTTCTAATGAAAAAACATATTCTCCGGAATAATTTTTAATATTCAGATTAATTCTACTTTTACATTGATTACAAACACCGTCACCATTGGATATTAGCTTCCCACAATAAGCGCAAAATGGGGGGAAAATTACATCTAATAGCATATAATGCAATAATGTTATAAATTTACTATTTACCATAGTTACGATGTAAGGCTGGATCCTGTATTCCTGCTTCTGAAAAACCTTTTTGCCGTATACGGCAACTATCGCATACACCACAGGGAATACCATCACCTGAAGGATTGTAACAACTTGTAGTCAACGAGTAATCCATCCCTAATGATAAACCTAATTTTATTATCTCACCTTTAGTAAGACGTATTAAAGGCGTTTCAATAATTATTGGATTGCCTTGTATGCCACTTTTTGTTCCCATTTGTACTACATTTTGAAACGCTTCTATAAACTCAGGCCTGCAATCAGGATACCCGCTGTAATCAACTGCATTAACCCCAATAAAAATGTGTGAAGCACCAATAGTTTCAGCATACGATAGTGCAATGGATAAAAATACAATATTTCTGGCAGGAACGTAGGTTGCCGGTATGGATACACCATCACCAGGAACTATCGCTTTCCCTGATGCCCTTACCAGTGAAGAAGATTTAAACAATATATCTGGTAAATGAATAATTTCATGCGATGTAACAGAAAGAAAGTTTGCTATTTTTCTGGCAAACTCAACTTCAATATCATGACGTTGAC
The Spirochaetota bacterium genome window above contains:
- a CDS encoding STAS domain-containing protein; amino-acid sequence: MKIKKDDNLAIITLDGRIDQEMSEDLENALQKLIDDGYNNICMDMTDVKHICSSALGVIVAFKRKIKNEGDIKLVITNENLLKLFQTTMLDKVFEIFESQRECLSAFD
- a CDS encoding phosphoribosyltransferase family protein, translating into MKFKHNKSIARLFAQYCTDAINIMKWHFDYITYIPVTKDRLWKRGFNQSEVMARYIGKMYNKDVLNLLYIKNEKVAQKKLSGNERFINTYQKYEIIQDSSDIIDKSVLIVDDVYTTGATINECARLLKIKGVQHVYACIVAYAMLKEMIL
- the queC gene encoding 7-cyano-7-deazaguanine synthase QueC; this encodes MAAGNSVVLLSGGLDSATAAAVAKSRGFSLFALTFVYGQRHDIEVEFARKIANFLSVTSHEIIHLPDILFKSSSLVRASGKAIVPGDGVSIPATYVPARNIVFLSIALSYAETIGASHIFIGVNAVDYSGYPDCRPEFIEAFQNVVQMGTKSGIQGNPIIIETPLIRLTKGEIIKLGLSLGMDYSLTTSCYNPSGDGIPCGVCDSCRIRQKGFSEAGIQDPALHRNYGK
- a CDS encoding polyprenyl synthetase family protein, translating into MTPKKDLQSILRPIEQYLKAVDEAIKNKLYTGINLLDESSMHTFKKSGKKIRASMIILSSGLNNSIPDDIIDIACAAEIIHAASLVHDDIIDNADLRRGLPTVARLYGPKVAVLAGDYMYTKALEIAVGNNRTDLFPIMVDATIEMVKGELYQIQYSNIDKITEDHYYRIIEMKTARFMAACAKLGACVAKMDNEQSDILYNCGLQLGYAFQITDDAMDYLNNVEITGKDAGNDFINGKITLPLLRLLQIVGKKEKELLIKYAKHPDNENWNYVLKKATEYNVVEYCINIAAEYVQRAVKLLSVFPDSQFKNVMTELALFFIDRRY